One Cryptomeria japonica chromosome 9, Sugi_1.0, whole genome shotgun sequence genomic window carries:
- the LOC131068451 gene encoding BES1/BZR1 homolog protein 4: protein MNDNGSSHSEGNGKSKSNAKDKEKTKLRERHRRSITTKIFNGLRKYGGYNLPPRADINDVLRALANESGWIVESDGTTYREQGMQKISGNQATSQLRQAAPLKSPLTSTSSLGGGNIGGFNCALPGMITTATDSTYTIDIRGGDCSTTASPKNMGKKPPSHNNKSNSYVPNNSPLSSPFISPASSEVCGQGIHMGNSLFMPSSYEDVGAYNSADAMEAMAMMNRSSNNANLNLQQQENFVLNNCNSSYAMPGSMLPQQHPTLQECRASNQNTPIGSPQQGINDKDELLDAPVNKDCCFAFSVE from the exons ATGAATGATAATGGGTCCTCTCACAGTGAGGGGAATGGCAAGTCAAAGAGTAATGCAAAAGACAAGGAGAAGACCAAGTTAAGGGAAAGGCACAGGAGATCCATTACTACTAAGATTTTCAATGGGTTGCGAAAATATGGAGGTTATAATTTGCCCCCTAGGGCTGATATTAATGATGTTTTGAGAGCTCTGGCAAATGAATCTGGTTGGATTGTGGAGTCTGATGGTACTACTTACAGAGAACAG GGAATGCAGAAGATATCAGGTAACCAGGCTACCTCTCAGTTAAGGCAAGCTGCTCCTCTGAAATCTCCATTGACATCCACCAGCAGTTTGGGAGGAGGAAATATAGGGGGCTTTAACTGTGCACTTCCTGGGATGATCACCACAGCCACAGACAGCACTTATACTATTGACATTAGAGGTGGAGATTGTTCAACCACTGCGTCTCCTAAGAACATGGGGAAAAAACCTCCTTCCCATAACAACAAAAGCAACTCATATGTTCCCAATAACTCTCCTCTTTCTTCTCCCTTCATTTCTCCTGCCTCTAGTGAAGTTTGCGGACAGGGAATTCATATGGGCAACAGTCTATTCATGCCGTCCTCTTATGAAGATGTTGGTGCCTATAACAGTGCAGATGCAATGGAAGCCATGGCCATGATGAACAGAAGCAGCAATAATGCCAATCTCAATCTTCAGCAACAAGAGAACTTTGTGCTTAACAATTGCAACAGTTCTTATGCAATGCCTGGTTCGATGCTTCCTCAGCAACATCCAACTCTGCAAGAGTGCAGGGCTTCAAATCAGAACACACCCATTGGATCCCCACAACAAGGGATTAATGACAAAGATGAACTCTTGGATGCTCCAGTTAACAAAGATTGTTGTTTTGCATTTTCTGTGGAATAA